From the Acaryochloris marina S15 genome, one window contains:
- a CDS encoding flotillin family protein, with the protein MNQQLILSQRLDAILAQSTEKTTSSQEIESSVKGPSSPNLWSVGLPLTVTVLGSLVGIWFLKAFLVICKPNEVVILSGRKWKTPNGQKLGYRVLTGGRAIRIPIVETVKRMDVTTMAVPVEVHNAYSKGGIPLHIQAIANIKISSDSRVVGNAIERFLGHKRTEIIRVAQETLAGYLRGVVATLTPEQVNEDRLQFAERIASDVSRELRTLGLHLDILKIQSVADDVDYLSSLGRQRIAMILRDAEVAESDALTTAEQIEAECQEQAAVAQTQDRTVVLEQENQLRKIKAKLERQARSEEEITVAATNERRAKVEQILQKLRADVERLRLQADQVLPAQAQQQAAELREQGDAAILAENARAAARVNDMLAEVWQDIGTDASQVFLIQQIETVLREAVQIPERLHLHQVKVVDNGDGEAVASLLRVYPQVVHQFLDSLHQTLGIDIVGTLTQTHGPQSLTHPLPQQGA; encoded by the coding sequence ATGAATCAGCAACTCATCTTGTCCCAAAGATTGGATGCCATCTTGGCCCAGTCAACAGAAAAGACGACTTCCTCCCAAGAGATTGAGTCCTCTGTTAAAGGACCTTCGTCTCCTAACCTATGGAGTGTTGGCTTGCCCCTGACCGTAACTGTCTTAGGCAGCTTGGTCGGCATCTGGTTCTTAAAAGCTTTTTTGGTCATTTGCAAACCGAATGAAGTGGTTATTCTCTCAGGACGCAAGTGGAAGACCCCCAATGGTCAAAAGCTAGGGTATCGGGTATTGACAGGGGGCCGAGCCATTCGAATTCCGATTGTAGAAACTGTTAAGCGGATGGATGTAACGACGATGGCAGTACCGGTGGAAGTCCATAACGCCTATTCTAAGGGCGGTATTCCCCTGCATATTCAAGCGATCGCCAATATCAAAATTTCGAGCGATTCGCGGGTGGTTGGCAACGCCATTGAACGCTTTCTAGGTCACAAACGCACTGAAATTATTAGGGTGGCTCAGGAAACCCTAGCCGGATATCTGCGGGGCGTGGTGGCAACCTTGACCCCTGAACAGGTGAATGAGGATCGCCTCCAGTTTGCTGAACGCATCGCCTCGGATGTCAGTCGAGAACTGAGAACGTTGGGTCTACATCTCGATATTCTCAAAATTCAAAGCGTGGCCGATGATGTGGACTATCTCAGTTCGCTGGGGCGACAGCGGATTGCCATGATCTTGCGGGATGCTGAGGTGGCAGAATCCGATGCACTCACGACCGCAGAACAGATAGAGGCGGAATGCCAAGAACAGGCGGCAGTTGCCCAAACCCAAGATCGAACCGTAGTTTTAGAGCAAGAAAATCAACTCCGCAAAATTAAAGCTAAATTGGAGCGCCAGGCCCGATCTGAAGAAGAAATTACTGTGGCCGCAACCAATGAGCGGCGGGCTAAAGTAGAGCAAATTTTGCAGAAACTGCGGGCTGACGTAGAGCGGCTGCGGTTGCAGGCTGACCAAGTCCTACCGGCTCAAGCCCAGCAGCAAGCAGCCGAACTACGGGAACAAGGTGATGCAGCGATTTTGGCAGAAAATGCCCGAGCGGCAGCCCGGGTCAATGACATGCTTGCTGAAGTGTGGCAAGACATTGGTACCGATGCCTCTCAAGTGTTTTTGATCCAGCAAATTGAAACTGTGTTGCGGGAAGCAGTCCAAATTCCTGAACGACTTCATCTGCACCAGGTCAAGGTGGTGGATAACGGCGATGGTGAGGCCGTGGCTAGCTTGCTGAGGGTTTACCCCCAAGTGGTCCACCAATTTCTTGATAGCCTACACCAGACTTTGGGCATTGACATCGTAGGTACCTTGACCCAGACCCATGGGCCGCAGTCTCTTACCCACCCTTTGCCTCAACAAGGAGCATAA
- a CDS encoding transposase, whose translation MNISQREQQIIRIQSQSSYASINKALEATLRLEANRVTQIAVESALDEEVQAYLSELQGTRPRRSGYYQRVLDTQYGRIAQLSVPKLRKGNADREWKILERYQRALGSLLEFCLGLYVMGLSLRDLQEALYEILGAVLSVNAINRITLKAQKQMLQSRQTRLEKTPFILIVDGVWASVQCASEDFWEDQAGHIRKLRRAEDRVILVAMAIWPDGTQTVLHYEMAVQESEAAWLLFFEHLRHRGLQTHLVKLIVSDGTTGLPKVIRALFPLAQHQRCITHKVRAMLRHLGYEQLPHLDAQGQELSHSEAKKLRYSQIKHDAYAIYKAPDWEEAIVTLLVFAQKWTDLEPDAVRTFIKDFALTLSFYDFDESLHSLIRTSNALERLFRKFRTKADEIGAFPNEESCLAIFFLVSRRDHAKHDRLKNRGE comes from the coding sequence ATGAACATTTCCCAACGTGAGCAGCAGATTATCCGTATCCAGTCTCAAAGTTCATATGCCTCTATTAACAAAGCTTTAGAAGCAACCCTGCGCCTTGAGGCTAACCGAGTTACCCAGATAGCAGTAGAGTCAGCACTAGACGAAGAAGTCCAAGCTTATCTATCAGAGCTTCAAGGGACTCGCCCTCGACGTTCAGGCTATTATCAGCGGGTTCTTGATACCCAGTACGGCAGGATTGCTCAACTATCTGTCCCGAAACTACGGAAAGGGAATGCAGACCGAGAGTGGAAGATTCTAGAGCGTTACCAACGAGCCCTCGGTAGCCTTCTAGAGTTTTGCCTGGGCTTGTATGTCATGGGTTTATCGCTTCGAGACTTGCAAGAAGCTCTCTATGAGATCCTGGGAGCAGTTTTATCCGTGAATGCCATTAACCGGATTACTCTCAAAGCTCAGAAGCAAATGCTCCAAAGTCGTCAAACTCGTCTTGAGAAAACCCCTTTTATTCTGATTGTTGATGGAGTGTGGGCGAGTGTTCAATGCGCCTCCGAAGACTTTTGGGAAGACCAAGCTGGACATATCCGGAAGCTACGTCGTGCGGAAGACCGAGTCATCTTAGTGGCCATGGCGATATGGCCAGATGGGACACAAACCGTTCTTCATTACGAAATGGCTGTCCAAGAATCTGAGGCAGCCTGGCTACTGTTCTTTGAGCACCTGCGGCACCGAGGATTGCAAACCCATTTGGTGAAGCTGATTGTCAGTGATGGCACCACTGGACTACCTAAGGTAATTCGCGCTCTGTTTCCCCTCGCACAACATCAACGATGCATTACCCACAAGGTTCGAGCGATGCTCCGGCATTTGGGCTATGAGCAATTGCCACACCTGGATGCTCAAGGACAAGAACTCTCCCACTCTGAAGCAAAGAAGCTGCGATATTCACAAATTAAACACGATGCCTATGCTATCTATAAAGCGCCAGACTGGGAAGAAGCGATTGTGACGTTGCTCGTGTTTGCACAGAAATGGACAGACCTTGAACCCGATGCTGTTAGAACCTTCATCAAAGATTTTGCCCTGACCTTGAGTTTCTATGATTTTGATGAATCCCTTCATTCGCTGATTCGTACTTCCAATGCGCTAGAAAGGCTGTTCCGGAAATTCCGAACCAAGGCTGACGAAATTGGTGCTTTCCCAAATGAGGAGAGCTGTTTAGCGATTTTCTTTCTCGTCTCTCGTAGGGATCATGCCAAGCATGATCGCCTCAAAAACCGTGGCGAATAA
- a CDS encoding flotillin family protein, whose protein sequence is MELITFLLGLSSLSLAAGWSVTKNFYCICQPSEVLIFAGPHTQLANGQRKGYRLVKGGSSLQMPLLEQSFRMDLTNMIIDLQVTGAYSKGGIPLTVTGVANIKIAGTEPTIHNAIERLLGKKRQEIEQLAKETLEGNLRGVVASLTPEQANSDQIAFAKSLLEEAEADLEKLGLLLDSLQIQTIADEVSYLDSLGRQQQAELIRDARIAEAKATAESQVLDSANLRRTALRQLQRDEEIAKADAQKRVRDALSKRVAAIEEVESVVGIQVARVEAEAAVETERIHQVKQQLQADVIAPAEADCEVAIATAKGKAAQIIEEGKAQAIGTRQLGQSWQAAGAAAQDIFMFQQLHILTKLMAESVPEVNVQNITVIDAQRGATATKLAAFLEQFQQSTGMDIQQMLATMTSLESPSESLLSEIESESYPQGGIS, encoded by the coding sequence ATGGAACTGATCACCTTCTTGCTTGGTCTGAGCAGCCTTAGCTTGGCTGCAGGCTGGAGTGTCACCAAGAATTTCTACTGCATTTGTCAACCCAGCGAAGTGTTAATCTTTGCGGGGCCTCATACTCAGCTCGCCAATGGTCAAAGAAAGGGCTATCGCTTAGTGAAAGGGGGCAGCAGTTTGCAGATGCCTCTGTTAGAGCAGAGTTTCCGCATGGACCTAACTAATATGATCATCGACCTCCAGGTGACCGGGGCTTATTCTAAGGGCGGCATTCCATTGACTGTGACTGGAGTCGCCAATATTAAAATTGCTGGAACAGAACCCACCATTCATAACGCTATTGAGCGCCTTTTGGGCAAAAAACGCCAAGAGATTGAGCAGCTTGCCAAAGAAACCCTGGAAGGGAATTTACGTGGAGTCGTAGCGAGCCTAACCCCTGAGCAGGCAAACTCTGACCAGATTGCCTTTGCAAAGAGCCTATTAGAAGAAGCTGAAGCGGATCTAGAAAAGTTGGGATTATTACTCGATAGTTTACAGATCCAAACCATTGCCGATGAGGTCAGCTATCTAGATTCTTTAGGCCGCCAGCAACAGGCAGAACTGATTCGAGATGCGCGGATTGCCGAAGCAAAGGCCACGGCAGAGTCTCAAGTTCTTGATTCTGCAAATCTGCGCCGTACTGCCTTACGGCAGCTGCAACGAGATGAAGAAATTGCTAAAGCTGATGCCCAAAAGCGAGTGCGTGATGCTTTAAGCAAGCGGGTGGCAGCGATTGAGGAGGTTGAGTCTGTGGTAGGCATCCAGGTGGCCCGCGTCGAAGCAGAGGCAGCGGTAGAAACGGAGCGAATTCACCAAGTAAAACAGCAGCTCCAGGCCGATGTAATTGCGCCAGCAGAGGCGGATTGTGAGGTTGCGATCGCAACTGCTAAAGGTAAAGCAGCTCAGATTATTGAAGAAGGCAAAGCCCAAGCGATTGGCACTCGCCAATTAGGGCAATCTTGGCAAGCAGCAGGAGCGGCGGCACAAGACATTTTCATGTTTCAGCAGCTCCATATTTTGACTAAGCTGATGGCGGAGAGTGTGCCAGAGGTTAATGTCCAGAATATTACTGTGATTGATGCCCAGAGAGGTGCCACTGCTACTAAACTGGCCGCTTTTCTAGAACAATTTCAGCAATCTACTGGCATGGACATACAACAGATGCTGGCAACAATGACTTCCCTCGAATCTCCCTCTGAATCTCTGTTGTCTGAAATTGAATCAGAGTCATATCCTCAAGGGGGCATCTCATGA
- a CDS encoding helix-turn-helix domain-containing protein, which translates to MASSNRGKPALQASAKGVEQAQQIFKRKGLTRQGMAQTLGIDRSVVGKFLRGEKIWSQKFEEICDFLEIPWQDIAEGMAPTPQFSQGSPEVRKARQQLRDYIEQRCGAIRILGMDKAQPVEAIYTQLRVLQGDSIYPSAGNDTQTITKLTESLNGKEAIEKYSHLHILGLPGSGKTTFLKYLALQCVQGKLMPEVVPIFVALRDIAQPLKQQDLLTCISEVYGKTCGLDPALLRQLFDQGAVLLLLDGEDEIPVAQAQTLALTEFDLFYKNRVVITCRTAASRQVYEQFTQATIQQFTDNQIEEFAQHWFRATPDQATSFMAWLNTNKADFRDSFDLASTPLLLTLLCIAFESAREKPQKRHQIYEMAFEHILGDLNYGHMLPAATVIPAQTYQEKMTLLKTIARAAFDYDDKVFPASRAFLSHASIDLEIQGGLSPTEFLRELEASYGIITQDSWNHYRFSHLSFHEYFVALALLDEINTDTEAAFSVLFNETHLFNSAWYEVFWFIAQMLPLQKAEGFLETFKTRLSDYLQGQDPQALEQVQEGGEIATRIIHLFKTHRSSPTSARQSLDTHPIQSAITIRAFCSDYYYRFDPARRISRVFDVGYQFSHDLVLAHCFKCNLGPVPKRSLKAGKNFDFADALVHVWHQQELQQQNQTLETIDEVRALFFDYVLQHPDQFSPVCRQYFSGEVRRLEELAKLSKRQEIIEKSKLVADISNPDQEEHPFLGSKKFRFPTLAYDHPEAVITLSNYYYGCTLLCDCFSAEQALPLQQKILQGLF; encoded by the coding sequence ATGGCATCATCCAATCGAGGCAAACCCGCTCTGCAAGCATCTGCAAAAGGAGTAGAGCAAGCCCAGCAAATCTTCAAACGGAAGGGCTTGACCCGACAGGGTATGGCCCAAACCTTGGGAATTGATCGCTCTGTGGTCGGCAAATTTTTGAGGGGGGAAAAGATCTGGTCCCAGAAGTTTGAAGAGATCTGTGATTTTTTAGAGATTCCTTGGCAAGATATTGCTGAGGGTATGGCTCCTACACCTCAGTTTTCTCAGGGGTCACCGGAAGTACGAAAAGCCCGCCAACAACTACGAGATTATATTGAGCAACGCTGTGGTGCTATACGCATTCTCGGCATGGATAAGGCTCAGCCTGTAGAAGCAATCTATACCCAATTGCGGGTTTTACAGGGAGATAGTATCTATCCCTCGGCGGGGAATGATACCCAAACCATCACAAAGTTGACAGAAAGTCTTAATGGCAAAGAGGCCATTGAAAAATACTCCCATCTTCATATTTTAGGACTGCCTGGATCGGGTAAAACTACATTTCTGAAATACCTGGCTCTGCAATGCGTTCAGGGAAAACTGATGCCAGAAGTAGTGCCTATTTTTGTGGCTTTGCGAGACATTGCCCAACCCTTGAAACAGCAGGATCTTTTGACTTGTATCAGTGAGGTTTATGGGAAAACTTGTGGCCTAGATCCGGCTCTGCTCCGGCAGCTTTTTGATCAGGGGGCCGTTTTATTGTTACTGGATGGCGAAGACGAAATTCCTGTGGCTCAGGCTCAGACCCTGGCTTTAACCGAGTTTGACCTGTTTTACAAAAATCGAGTTGTGATTACCTGTCGAACAGCAGCTAGTCGTCAGGTTTATGAACAATTTACCCAAGCCACGATTCAGCAATTTACGGACAACCAGATTGAAGAATTTGCCCAGCATTGGTTTCGGGCTACTCCTGATCAGGCGACCTCTTTCATGGCTTGGCTAAACACAAACAAGGCTGACTTCAGAGATAGCTTCGATTTAGCCAGTACCCCCTTGTTATTGACCCTTCTATGTATTGCTTTTGAATCCGCTCGCGAAAAACCGCAAAAGCGGCATCAAATTTACGAGATGGCGTTTGAACATATTCTTGGAGATTTGAACTATGGCCATATGCTGCCTGCAGCCACGGTCATCCCTGCCCAGACCTATCAAGAGAAAATGACGTTATTGAAGACTATAGCTAGAGCAGCCTTTGACTATGATGACAAAGTTTTTCCGGCTTCGCGAGCATTTCTAAGCCATGCGAGTATCGATCTTGAGATACAGGGCGGTTTATCACCCACTGAGTTTTTGCGGGAGTTGGAGGCGAGCTACGGCATCATCACTCAGGATTCATGGAATCACTATCGATTTTCGCATCTGTCGTTTCATGAATATTTTGTGGCTTTAGCCCTCCTTGATGAAATCAACACAGATACCGAGGCTGCATTCTCAGTCCTTTTCAATGAAACCCATCTGTTTAATTCTGCTTGGTATGAAGTGTTTTGGTTTATTGCTCAAATGCTTCCCCTTCAAAAAGCAGAAGGTTTTTTGGAGACGTTCAAAACTAGACTTAGCGACTATTTACAGGGTCAGGATCCACAAGCCTTGGAGCAGGTTCAGGAGGGAGGTGAGATCGCAACCCGTATCATCCATCTTTTCAAAACTCACAGGTCCAGCCCAACCTCAGCCCGCCAAAGTTTAGATACCCATCCTATTCAATCTGCCATCACCATCCGTGCCTTTTGCTCAGACTATTATTATCGATTTGACCCGGCACGTCGGATCAGTCGAGTCTTTGATGTGGGCTATCAATTCAGCCATGACTTAGTGTTAGCTCACTGCTTCAAGTGCAATCTTGGGCCAGTGCCAAAACGCAGTCTCAAGGCTGGCAAAAATTTTGATTTTGCCGATGCTCTAGTACATGTCTGGCATCAACAAGAACTGCAACAACAAAATCAGACGCTTGAGACCATCGATGAGGTCCGAGCCTTATTCTTTGACTATGTGCTCCAACATCCAGACCAATTTTCTCCAGTCTGTAGGCAGTACTTTTCAGGGGAGGTCCGTCGACTTGAAGAGCTGGCAAAACTCTCTAAGCGCCAAGAAATTATTGAAAAAAGCAAATTAGTGGCTGATATTTCTAACCCGGATCAAGAAGAACATCCCTTTCTCGGATCTAAAAAATTTCGGTTTCCTACCCTCGCCTACGATCATCCTGAAGCCGTCATCACCCTGAGTAACTATTACTACGGTTGTACCTTATTGTGTGATTGTTTTTCTGCTGAGCAAGCCTTGCCTCTTCAGCAGAAAATCTTACAAGGGTTGTTCTGA
- a CDS encoding IS4 family transposase → MKTSFAKIISPHCSMTACSVSSQEMTLSVGDTTFLDYEGIKQKRQGYGPQGRGGNGLLLHSALAVDPEQGQPLGLLWQKVWNRQHRPKPPKNETSRQKKKRQTKARKTARERLFEEKESYRWVEALHAVEKAVGPSTRIIHVFDREGDIAEVFERLNTLDNTGLVVRASHNRCLEHDPNRLWEKLEAQSVQFEYEIDLPKTKGRSARTAKLAVRCCLVELQRPARLAASHPLQVYAVYATEVAPPEGEEAVSWMLLTSEVVTTVEMAQTILRWYTYRWRVEEYHKVLKSGTQVERYRLASEGMKTLLGFLCITAVELLRVTYLERTQPQLPAQDVLTPLQIKVLIAKTPKVPKTLTVAWAVQAVARLGGYLEHRRNTPIGIQVLWKGWAKLNDLIEGWLLATQET, encoded by the coding sequence GTGAAAACCAGCTTCGCTAAGATTATTTCTCCTCATTGTTCTATGACCGCTTGTAGCGTATCGTCGCAAGAGATGACCTTGAGTGTTGGCGACACCACCTTCCTCGACTATGAAGGTATCAAGCAGAAGCGCCAAGGCTATGGTCCCCAAGGCAGAGGGGGGAATGGATTATTACTCCATAGTGCCTTAGCCGTTGACCCTGAGCAGGGCCAACCCTTGGGTTTGTTATGGCAAAAAGTGTGGAATCGTCAGCATCGCCCCAAGCCCCCGAAGAATGAAACGTCCCGACAAAAGAAGAAACGTCAGACCAAAGCGCGTAAAACTGCTCGGGAGCGTCTATTTGAGGAAAAAGAATCCTATCGTTGGGTGGAAGCACTGCACGCAGTGGAGAAAGCTGTGGGTCCTTCAACTCGTATCATTCATGTCTTTGACCGAGAAGGAGACATTGCTGAAGTCTTTGAACGACTCAATACCCTAGACAATACGGGACTCGTGGTTAGAGCCTCTCATAATCGTTGTCTAGAACACGATCCTAATCGCCTGTGGGAAAAGCTGGAAGCCCAGAGTGTTCAGTTCGAGTATGAGATTGACTTACCTAAAACGAAAGGCCGGAGTGCGCGCACGGCTAAGTTAGCTGTGAGATGTTGTCTTGTTGAACTTCAAAGACCAGCCCGACTAGCTGCCAGTCACCCCCTTCAGGTTTACGCTGTCTATGCAACAGAAGTAGCCCCACCTGAAGGGGAAGAAGCAGTGTCATGGATGTTGCTCACTAGTGAAGTCGTGACAACAGTAGAAATGGCCCAAACCATTTTGCGTTGGTACACCTACCGTTGGCGAGTTGAGGAGTATCACAAAGTTCTAAAATCGGGCACTCAGGTGGAGCGATATCGGTTGGCATCTGAGGGAATGAAAACCTTATTGGGATTCCTGTGTATCACTGCTGTAGAGCTGTTGCGTGTGACTTATTTAGAACGAACACAACCTCAATTACCTGCACAAGATGTCCTCACGCCTTTACAGATCAAAGTTCTCATTGCCAAGACCCCGAAGGTACCTAAAACATTAACGGTGGCATGGGCTGTTCAAGCAGTTGCACGACTCGGGGGATATCTGGAGCATCGTCGAAACACACCGATTGGAATTCAAGTTCTGTGGAAAGGGTGGGCGAAGCTCAATGACCTGATTGAAGGCTGGCTGTTAGCTACCCAGGAGACTTAG
- a CDS encoding type II toxin-antitoxin system HicA family toxin — protein sequence MTRKEKLIKRFLTRPKDFTWDELVVLLSIFQFSEVSTGKTGGSRRRFINSDGLVISLHKPHPRNLLKKYQIEQVIDILEEERLI from the coding sequence ATGACCCGGAAAGAAAAGCTCATCAAACGTTTCCTCACACGCCCTAAAGACTTTACCTGGGATGAGTTGGTTGTTCTATTGTCCATCTTTCAATTTTCTGAAGTCTCCACCGGTAAAACTGGCGGGTCTAGGAGACGTTTCATTAATTCAGATGGCCTTGTCATCAGTCTTCATAAACCTCATCCGCGCAACCTATTGAAGAAATATCAAATTGAACAAGTCATCGACATTTTAGAGGAGGAAAGGCTGATATGA
- a CDS encoding DUF2059 domain-containing protein has protein sequence MFKVKSYVSRLLLIFSLFITACETNLQRETSKQVRLEPLATGDSKTKLVRDVVLEIGIAQQYDLHLNNTTDALIPSSSSNKKWRIWLQEIVEKEAGWRNIEDQYIAHLEANFSEAELNKLLNLAKQPVMKKWLQANMKAYSNVAPTRQKLLEKVWFDYNSGKITPPDGVKPGS, from the coding sequence ATGTTCAAAGTTAAGTCATATGTTTCTAGGCTTCTGCTAATTTTTTCTCTCTTTATCACTGCATGTGAAACAAACTTACAGCGGGAAACCTCAAAGCAAGTTCGCTTAGAACCATTAGCAACTGGTGATTCTAAGACAAAATTGGTTAGAGACGTTGTTTTAGAAATAGGAATCGCTCAACAATATGACCTACATCTGAATAACACAACTGATGCACTAATCCCATCATCTTCGAGCAACAAGAAATGGAGGATATGGTTGCAAGAAATTGTGGAAAAAGAAGCTGGTTGGAGGAATATCGAAGACCAATACATTGCACATTTAGAAGCTAATTTCTCAGAAGCTGAGTTAAATAAATTATTGAATCTAGCCAAACAACCCGTTATGAAAAAATGGTTGCAGGCTAACATGAAAGCCTATTCAAATGTGGCTCCAACAAGGCAAAAATTGCTGGAAAAAGTGTGGTTTGACTACAATTCAGGAAAAATAACACCCCCGGATGGTGTGAAACCTGGATCTTGA
- a CDS encoding transposase DNA-binding-containing protein, whose product MSPERYEQNFGTCELGDQRLNHRAFSIGRSLSEKFGQALSTVFETGKALKRSYEFSQM is encoded by the coding sequence ATGAGTCCAGAGCGTTATGAGCAAAATTTTGGAACCTGTGAGTTGGGTGATCAACGATTGAATCACCGTGCATTCAGTATCGGTCGTTCTCTGAGTGAGAAATTTGGTCAAGCCCTATCGACCGTATTTGAGACTGGGAAAGCCCTCAAACGGTCTTACGAGTTTTCGCAAATGTGA
- a CDS encoding AbrB family transcriptional regulator — translation MAKKTAAAKKKTAAKKQDIQPLVGKELLSKLKDLSHLSKREKAKECGYVVGKQVNLSGFMNAILEAKGISLDGDANSDGRGREATYRIKVHQNGQMVIGSTYTERMGLQTGDEFEIKLGYKHIHLTQLTDDE, via the coding sequence ATGGCTAAAAAAACAGCAGCCGCAAAGAAAAAGACAGCCGCAAAGAAACAAGATATTCAACCCTTGGTCGGGAAAGAACTACTCAGTAAGCTCAAGGACTTATCTCACCTATCAAAGCGGGAAAAAGCGAAAGAGTGTGGCTATGTAGTCGGCAAGCAAGTTAACCTGAGTGGTTTTATGAATGCCATTTTGGAAGCCAAGGGCATTTCACTAGATGGTGATGCCAATAGCGACGGTAGAGGTCGAGAGGCAACCTATCGGATCAAAGTTCATCAGAATGGGCAGATGGTTATCGGGTCTACCTACACCGAAAGGATGGGTTTACAGACTGGCGATGAGTTTGAAATCAAGCTCGGTTATAAGCACATTCATTTAACTCAATTAACGGATGATGAGTAG
- the rpaB gene encoding response regulator transcription factor RpaB — MTSVSMNNPSNDQHSILIVDDEASIRRILSARLTMVGYQVFTAADGIEALEVFEHQNPDLIVLDVMMPKLDGYGVCQAVRKISRVPIIMLTALSDVRDRITGLEMGADDYMVKPFSPKELESRVRSILRRLDVLKPSNYRLTGVIEMGSLHIDTNKRQVCLDEERISLTYVEYSLLELLASRPGEAVPRQELLEKVWGYSKESIVDTRVVDVHMSRLRKKLKADLEESELFQTVRGVGYALKYDQLHRLVEHEAS; from the coding sequence ATGACGTCTGTCTCCATGAATAATCCGAGTAATGATCAGCATTCCATTCTAATAGTTGACGATGAAGCTTCTATTCGACGAATTTTATCGGCTCGACTAACGATGGTGGGCTATCAAGTCTTCACCGCTGCTGATGGCATAGAAGCGTTAGAGGTTTTTGAGCATCAAAATCCCGACTTGATTGTCTTAGATGTGATGATGCCCAAACTGGATGGTTATGGTGTCTGCCAAGCAGTCCGCAAAATATCAAGAGTTCCGATTATTATGTTGACCGCTCTCTCAGATGTAAGAGACCGTATTACAGGCTTGGAAATGGGTGCTGATGATTACATGGTCAAGCCCTTTTCACCCAAGGAATTAGAATCTCGTGTTCGGAGTATTCTACGCAGACTGGATGTGCTGAAACCCTCTAATTATCGACTTACAGGTGTGATTGAGATGGGTTCACTACATATTGATACCAATAAGCGGCAAGTGTGCCTAGATGAAGAACGGATCTCCCTCACCTATGTGGAATATAGTTTATTGGAACTATTGGCTAGTCGCCCTGGAGAAGCAGTTCCTCGTCAAGAGCTGTTAGAGAAGGTATGGGGATATAGCAAAGAGTCTATAGTTGACACACGGGTTGTTGATGTTCATATGTCTCGTCTACGTAAAAAACTCAAGGCAGATCTAGAGGAATCCGAGCTTTTTCAGACGGTTCGTGGAGTCGGCTATGCGTTGAAATACGATCAATTACACAGATTGGTAGAACATGAGGCCAGCTAG
- a CDS encoding toxin-antitoxin system HicB family antitoxin, producing MEPEHSFKGSFNIRPGTQLHRQAAIAAQQRGINLNALVTEALENYLQPSK from the coding sequence ATAGAGCCTGAGCACTCCTTCAAGGGGAGCTTCAATATCCGACCTGGAACTCAGCTCCATAGACAAGCTGCGATCGCAGCTCAGCAGCGGGGAATCAATCTCAATGCTCTTGTAACTGAAGCGCTAGAGAACTATCTACAGCCATCGAAGTAG